A window of Akkermansia muciniphila contains these coding sequences:
- a CDS encoding Panacea domain-containing protein, with the protein MANHTTTQKLCNWFIQQSTTKGRLLTPVKLNHLVILADWWHLHRNGGFLINERAEAWTSGPVLPSIYHEYKDQPPYSAIEHPSRRQPPLEEETDIIPFLEHIWNVYGKYTAQQLGRINTAPDSPWHQVQGRHGEAEHQQITREHVEAYFQSLTD; encoded by the coding sequence ATGGCAAACCACACTACCACTCAAAAACTCTGCAACTGGTTCATTCAGCAGTCAACTACAAAAGGGCGCCTGCTCACGCCCGTCAAACTGAACCACCTGGTGATTCTGGCGGACTGGTGGCACCTGCACCGGAACGGCGGCTTCCTGATCAATGAAAGGGCGGAAGCATGGACTTCAGGCCCCGTGCTCCCCTCCATCTATCACGAATACAAGGACCAGCCGCCCTACTCCGCCATTGAACATCCCAGCCGCCGCCAGCCTCCCCTGGAAGAGGAAACAGACATCATCCCTTTCCTGGAACACATCTGGAACGTGTACGGCAAATACACGGCCCAGCAGCTTGGCCGCATCAACACCGCGCCGGACTCTCCCTGGCACCAAGTGCAGGGAAGGCACGGAGAAGCGGAGCACCAGCAGATCACCAGGGAGCATGTGGAAGCCTACTTCCAGTCCCTAACCGACTGA